The Beijerinckiaceae bacterium genome has a window encoding:
- a CDS encoding formate--tetrahydrofolate ligase, translating to MPSDIEIAQDAHMRRINEVALEKLGIGDEHLEPYGWYKAKISLEYIDSLANRPDGKLILVTAISPTPAGEGKTTTTVGLGDALNRIGKKASICLREPSLGPVFGMKGGAAGGGYAQVVPMEDINLHFTGDFSAIALANNLLAAMIDNHIHHGNELNFDIRRIAWKRVVDMNDRALRQITVGLGGVANGYPREDGFDIVVASEIMAIFCLATSIKDLKDRLARIVVGYTRDQKPILAGDLNAHGAMAVLLKNALKPNLVQTLENNPAFIHGGPFANIAHGCNSVLATKTALKLSDYVVTEAGFGADLGAEKFVDIKCRKSGLRPQAVVIVATIRALKYHGGVDLKELNTENLEALAKGLANLERHINNIRNHYGLPCVVAINHFTFDTAAEIELLKTKLAHHEAPVVVCRHWAEGGKGAEDLARTVVDIIDKVPGDFKFVYDESATLWDKMTAIATKLYGASQVTADSKIRGQIKRLQDNGYGHYPVCVAKTQYSFSTDASLRGAPSNHEINIREVRLAAGAEFVVMVCGEIMTMPGLPKVPSATKIDLDDTGKVSGLF from the coding sequence ATGCCGTCGGACATCGAAATTGCTCAAGACGCCCATATGCGGCGGATCAACGAGGTGGCGCTCGAAAAGCTTGGGATCGGGGACGAGCACCTCGAACCCTATGGCTGGTACAAAGCCAAGATTTCACTGGAATATATCGATAGCCTCGCGAACCGTCCGGACGGCAAGTTGATCCTGGTCACCGCGATCAGCCCGACCCCTGCCGGCGAAGGCAAGACAACGACCACCGTCGGCCTCGGCGATGCGCTGAATCGGATCGGTAAGAAGGCTTCCATCTGTCTCCGCGAACCCTCGCTCGGGCCGGTCTTCGGCATGAAGGGCGGCGCGGCGGGCGGCGGCTATGCGCAGGTTGTTCCGATGGAGGACATCAACCTGCATTTTACCGGCGACTTCAGCGCGATCGCGCTCGCCAACAATCTCCTCGCGGCGATGATCGACAACCATATCCATCACGGCAACGAGCTGAACTTCGACATAAGGCGCATCGCCTGGAAACGGGTCGTCGACATGAACGACCGGGCCCTGCGGCAAATCACCGTCGGCCTGGGCGGCGTTGCGAATGGCTATCCGCGCGAGGATGGCTTCGACATCGTGGTCGCTTCGGAAATCATGGCGATCTTTTGCCTTGCCACCTCGATTAAGGATTTGAAGGATCGCTTGGCGCGGATCGTCGTCGGGTACACCCGTGACCAAAAGCCCATTCTTGCGGGAGACTTGAACGCGCATGGCGCGATGGCCGTTCTTTTGAAGAACGCGTTGAAGCCCAATCTCGTGCAGACGCTCGAAAACAATCCGGCGTTCATTCATGGCGGTCCGTTCGCCAATATCGCGCATGGCTGCAATTCCGTGCTCGCCACCAAGACCGCGCTTAAACTCTCCGACTATGTGGTGACCGAAGCGGGCTTCGGGGCCGATCTCGGCGCCGAAAAATTCGTCGACATCAAATGCCGCAAATCCGGCCTGCGTCCACAGGCGGTCGTGATTGTCGCAACTATTCGCGCCCTCAAATACCATGGCGGCGTGGATCTCAAGGAGCTCAATACCGAGAACCTTGAGGCGCTGGCCAAGGGTCTCGCGAATTTAGAGCGCCACATCAACAACATCCGCAACCATTACGGGCTTCCCTGCGTGGTCGCGATCAACCATTTCACTTTCGATACCGCCGCCGAAATCGAGCTTCTGAAGACAAAGCTCGCGCATCACGAAGCTCCGGTCGTGGTCTGCCGGCATTGGGCGGAAGGCGGAAAGGGCGCCGAGGATTTGGCGCGCACGGTCGTCGATATTATCGACAAGGTCCCAGGCGATTTTAAATTCGTCTACGATGAATCGGCAACTCTTTGGGACAAGATGACGGCGATCGCCACAAAGCTTTACGGGGCGAGCCAAGTGACCGCCGATTCGAAGATCCGCGGGCAGATCAAGCGGCTTCAGGATAATGGGTACGGCCATTATCCGGTTTGCGTCGCCAAGACCCAATACTCATTTTCGACGGATGCCAGCCTTCGGGGCGCGCCCTCGAACCATGAAATCAATATCCGTGAAGTGCGGCTGGCAGCCGGCGCGGAATTCGTGGTGATGGTGTGCGGCGAGATCATGACCATGCCGGGCCTGCCGAAGGTGCCATCGGCAACCAAGATCGACCTTGACGATACCGGCAAGGTGTCGGGGCTCTTTTAA
- a CDS encoding haloacid dehalogenase gives MPLEALIFDVDGTLAETEETHRQSFNEAFAAVGLDWTWDRDVYRDLLQVTGGKERLQHYIDLWKPQDGGTAQARFADIYAEKSARYAALVGAGNVLPRPGIRRLIREARARGVRLAIATTSLPGSVDALLRDMFGDEGPSWFSVIGAGDVVAGKKPAPDVYRFVLDALGCDPENCVAIEDSENGVRAAREADLPVVAVPSHYLKGDDFSLATSLLSDLGEPDRPCRQIAGLRFEKDYVDIDGLESWLMKQRPAAGAAKAGGD, from the coding sequence ATGCCGCTTGAGGCGCTGATTTTCGATGTCGATGGGACACTCGCCGAAACCGAAGAGACGCATAGGCAGTCGTTCAACGAGGCATTTGCCGCCGTGGGACTCGATTGGACCTGGGATCGCGATGTCTATCGCGATCTCCTCCAGGTCACCGGCGGCAAGGAGCGTCTGCAGCATTATATCGACCTTTGGAAGCCGCAGGACGGCGGAACGGCCCAGGCCCGCTTTGCCGACATTTACGCGGAAAAGTCGGCGCGCTACGCCGCCCTCGTTGGCGCGGGAAATGTCTTGCCAAGGCCTGGCATTCGTCGCCTGATCAGAGAAGCCCGTGCGCGGGGCGTGCGGCTCGCCATCGCCACCACCTCTCTTCCGGGCAGCGTCGACGCGCTGCTGCGTGACATGTTCGGCGACGAGGGGCCATCCTGGTTTTCAGTCATCGGCGCCGGAGATGTCGTTGCCGGCAAGAAACCCGCACCCGACGTCTATCGCTTCGTGCTCGATGCGCTTGGATGCGATCCCGAAAATTGCGTCGCCATCGAAGATTCGGAAAACGGCGTGAGGGCGGCGAGGGAAGCGGATTTACCGGTCGTTGCCGTCCCAAGTCATTATTTGAAGGGCGATGATTTCAGCCTTGCAACCAGCCTTCTCAGCGATCTTGGCGAGCCTGACCGTCCCTGTCGCCAGATTGCCGGCCTGCGCTTTGAGAAGGATTATGTCGACATCGACGGCCTGGAGTCCTGGTTGATGAAGCAGCGTCCCGCCGCTGGTGCGGCGAAGGCGGGCGGGGATTAG